The Oceanispirochaeta sp. nucleotide sequence ACCCAGGCCTGATCGGGGACCGCTGGTCAGAAGGCGGAGGTCATTGGCAATCTTCATAAAATCACAGGCGATGGAATTGATGACCCCCATCAGATCCACCTGACTGCTTCTAAAGGAGATACCCTGGAATTTATTATCCATGGGTCTGAAGGGGATACCTGTTTCTCCGGCAATGCCCCCAATGGCGGCGGAAGCAAACCCCGGATGGGCATTTAGGCCGGTGCCGATGGCGGTTCCACCCAGAGGAAGTTCACACAGAAGGGCCCTCTGATTTTCCAGATTTCTGCGACCCTGAGCTGTCTGTGCGGCAAAGGCGGAGAACTCCTGACCCAGAGTCATGGGAACGGCATCCTGAAGATGGGTTCTTCCCAGCTTGAGAACCTTTGAAAATTCTTCCGCCTTCATGGCAAAAGACTCTTCCAGAAGTTTCATTCCTGCGATAGTGTCTTCCAGGAGCAGACGGTTTGACAGGGAAACTGCCGTAGGAATCACGTCGTTGGAGGACTGCCCCTTATTCACATGATCATTGGGGTGTACAGGCTTACGGCTTCCGACCTCCCCTCCCAGACTCAGGTTCGCCCGATTGGAAAGGACTTCATTGATATTCATATTCCAGGAGGTTCCCGAACCGGTCTGAAACACATCCACTGGAAACTGATCGGTCTTATTCTCTGCCATAAGGGCATCGGCGCTGAGTGCTATGGCTTCAGAGAGTTTCTCATCCAGCAATCCCAGGGATGCATTGGCCCTGGCGGCATTTTTTTTGATCAGACAGAGGGCTTTCAGCATGATGGGATGAATCCGCAGGGGAGATACGGCAAAGTTTTCTACTGCGCGTTGTGTCTGGGCCCCCCAGAGGGCCTCTGCGGGAAGCTGTACCTCTCCCATGGAATCGGATTCAATTCTTATATCCTTACTCATTCGATGTCTCCAAAATATTGATTTTAGTGTCTATCTAACCAGGCAGTCCATTCATGAATCTTTTTCTAGAATCTGAAGAATATCCTGAAAGACTTTGTCCCGGATAGGCGGGAGTTCATTGAAAAGACTATGTTTTCCCTCTTCATAATAGATTACATCAGACCGGGTATATTTTTCCATAAGAAGGGAAATATTCTGTCTGTAATCCACAGTCCGGTCTTTTTTCCCCTGTAAAATATATAAAGAAAGGTCTTCCCTGGGGGGGATTAATTCCATACGGTCGCTCCAATTCATAGAGGCATAGACCCAGTTAAAAGGTATTGTCCTGCTCTGCAGGGGATCATTGTACTCCTTGAAATCCTCATGCTCCTTGTTGGAACTGGAACCACCGAAACGTCGGCCCACCTCATCTGTAAAAGGTGATGCAAGAGCCAGCACGAGAGGGGTAATCCTCCATCCAACGGCTTTGAGAAGAGGAGAGGCCAGAATCAAGGCCGTAAAATCATTGGGATAAAGGTTCAGATATTCCAGTATGACCGAGGAACCCGTGCTGTGTCCCAGGGCAAAATAGGGTCCGTCCAGGGACTCTTCTGTAAGATTTTTAAACCTTTTGAAGCAATAGGCATACTCACTGAAGTCATCAATATCCACGGAGTCCCCCCCGGAGAAGCCATGACCTGCCATATCAAAAGCAGCCACATTATACTCCTGTTCCACCAGAAATTTTATCAGTTTGCTGTTCGACAGGGTGTGATCAAGATAGCCATGGAGCAGGTATACTGTTCCTTTGGGACTCTCGACTGCAGGACGGAACAGGTAGGACGCCATTTTCTGTTCTCCCGACTGAAACCAGGCAAACTCCAGACTGCCGGGTACCTGATCCGCCCCGTAATGGTGAAAAAAATCCAGAGTCTCCTTCTTG carries:
- a CDS encoding lyase family protein, producing the protein MSKDIRIESDSMGEVQLPAEALWGAQTQRAVENFAVSPLRIHPIMLKALCLIKKNAARANASLGLLDEKLSEAIALSADALMAENKTDQFPVDVFQTGSGTSWNMNINEVLSNRANLSLGGEVGSRKPVHPNDHVNKGQSSNDVIPTAVSLSNRLLLEDTIAGMKLLEESFAMKAEEFSKVLKLGRTHLQDAVPMTLGQEFSAFAAQTAQGRRNLENQRALLCELPLGGTAIGTGLNAHPGFASAAIGGIAGETGIPFRPMDNKFQGISFRSSQVDLMGVINSIACDFMKIANDLRLLTSGPRSGLG
- a CDS encoding alpha/beta fold hydrolase, which encodes MKIYRFFPLLFIGLLTLLSCTHKLTAEGQNDIQIESSFTIDQVPLVKEQMLPLDEHHLSYKKETLDFFHHYGADQVPGSLEFAWFQSGEQKMASYLFRPAVESPKGTVYLLHGYLDHTLSNSKLIKFLVEQEYNVAAFDMAGHGFSGGDSVDIDDFSEYAYCFKRFKNLTEESLDGPYFALGHSTGSSVILEYLNLYPNDFTALILASPLLKAVGWRITPLVLALASPFTDEVGRRFGGSSSNKEHEDFKEYNDPLQSRTIPFNWVYASMNWSDRMELIPPREDLSLYILQGKKDRTVDYRQNISLLMEKYTRSDVIYYEEGKHSLFNELPPIRDKVFQDILQILEKDS